The proteins below come from a single Chryseobacterium capnotolerans genomic window:
- a CDS encoding DMT family transporter produces the protein MNWIILVIAGLFEVAFASCLGKAKETSGTEMYLWYTGFLITMTISMLLLIKATQTLPIGTAYAVWTGIGAVGTALMGIIFFKDPVSFWRVFFIITLIGSVVGLKAVSSSH, from the coding sequence ATGAATTGGATAATATTAGTTATCGCAGGATTATTTGAGGTTGCCTTTGCGTCTTGCTTAGGAAAGGCAAAAGAAACATCAGGAACGGAAATGTATCTTTGGTACACCGGTTTTCTGATAACGATGACTATCAGTATGCTTCTTCTGATTAAAGCTACGCAAACCTTACCTATTGGTACTGCTTATGCGGTATGGACAGGAATTGGAGCGGTAGGAACAGCTTTAATGGGAATTATCTTCTTTAAAGATCCTGTAAGCTTCTGGAGAGTATTTTTTATTATAACACTTATTGGATCTGTGGTAGGTTTAAAAGCTGTTTCCTCCTCCCATTAA
- a CDS encoding HAD family hydrolase, which translates to MNNHITTIAFDADDTLWINEPYFQEAEKEFCMLLEDYLPQHSVSQELFTTEMKNLHLYGYGVKGFMLCMVETIGKVSNNTASIELVNKAIELGQELLQKPIELLDGVTETLESLKGKYRLVVATKGDLLDQERKLKNSGLQDHFHHIEIMSDKKEHDYRKLLKHLDCQPENFLMLGNSIKSDILPVLEIGGSAAHIPYHVTWNHEQHDVNLEHENFMELKSINEILQFL; encoded by the coding sequence ATGAATAATCACATTACAACAATAGCCTTTGATGCAGATGATACGCTTTGGATCAATGAACCTTACTTTCAGGAAGCAGAAAAAGAATTCTGTATGCTGCTTGAAGATTATCTTCCTCAGCATTCCGTATCTCAGGAACTCTTTACAACGGAAATGAAGAATCTGCATTTATATGGATATGGAGTAAAAGGATTTATGCTTTGTATGGTGGAGACTATTGGAAAAGTTTCAAACAACACAGCTTCTATTGAGCTGGTTAATAAAGCGATTGAACTGGGCCAGGAACTTCTTCAAAAACCTATTGAACTTTTAGACGGGGTTACAGAAACTCTTGAAAGTTTAAAAGGAAAATACAGGCTTGTAGTAGCTACGAAAGGAGATTTACTGGATCAGGAGCGCAAACTTAAAAACTCAGGATTACAAGATCATTTTCATCACATTGAGATCATGAGTGACAAAAAAGAACATGATTACAGAAAACTATTAAAGCATCTTGACTGCCAACCAGAGAATTTCCTTATGCTTGGAAACTCCATAAAATCAGATATTTTACCTGTATTGGAAATCGGAGGATCAGCAGCTCATATTCCTTATCATGTGACATGGAACCATGAGCAGCATGATGTGAATCTTGAACACGAGAATTTTATGGAATTGAAAAGTATTAATGAGATCTTACAATTTCTTTAA
- a CDS encoding GNAT family N-acetyltransferase, which produces MENLKFRSAELTDLNKIVAIYNSIIASRMVTADVEEVSVESKVQWFNEHNPDTRPLWMVEDSEGHIVGWVSFSSFHERPAYSGTVEVSIYLDESSRGKGYGKTILQYCIDNAGKFGVNHLVALIFLHNEPSLKLFRHFGFEDWGTLPDVAILDGIERSLKILGKRIQ; this is translated from the coding sequence ATGGAAAATTTAAAATTCAGAAGCGCTGAATTAACCGATTTAAATAAAATTGTAGCCATTTACAACTCAATCATTGCTTCAAGAATGGTGACCGCAGATGTAGAAGAAGTTTCCGTAGAGAGCAAGGTGCAGTGGTTCAATGAGCATAACCCTGATACGCGCCCACTTTGGATGGTAGAAGACTCAGAAGGACATATCGTAGGATGGGTAAGTTTCAGTTCTTTCCATGAAAGACCCGCTTACAGTGGAACCGTGGAAGTGAGTATTTATTTGGATGAAAGTTCAAGAGGAAAAGGGTATGGTAAAACAATTCTTCAGTATTGTATTGATAATGCAGGTAAATTTGGGGTGAATCACCTTGTCGCGCTTATTTTTCTTCATAATGAACCGAGTTTGAAGCTATTCAGACACTTTGGATTTGAAGATTGGGGCACACTTCCGGATGTAGCTATTTTAGATGGAATAGAACGAAGTCTGAAGATTTTAGGGAAAAGAATTCAATAA
- a CDS encoding DoxX family protein, translating to MNYNNSNSSSIPKDIILLAVRVFVGFAMLSHGYPKLQMLLAGGKIEFFDFLGMGPQITLILTVLAEFVCSILLILGLFTRVSLGFLIFTMVIAGFVVHGADPFEKREMSLIYLSVYLLLMIIGAGKVSVDHLIERRKRASDW from the coding sequence ATGAACTATAATAATTCAAATTCGAGCTCAATACCTAAAGATATTATTTTGTTAGCTGTGAGAGTATTTGTTGGTTTTGCAATGCTTTCTCATGGATACCCGAAACTCCAAATGCTATTGGCTGGTGGAAAAATTGAATTTTTCGACTTTTTGGGAATGGGACCACAAATTACCCTGATTCTTACGGTACTTGCTGAATTTGTTTGTTCAATCCTGCTGATATTAGGCCTTTTTACAAGAGTTTCCTTAGGTTTTCTGATCTTTACAATGGTCATCGCCGGATTTGTAGTTCATGGAGCAGATCCTTTTGAAAAAAGAGAAATGAGCCTTATTTATCTTTCCGTATATCTTCTCCTAATGATTATTGGAGCCGGAAAAGTTTCTGTAGATCATTTGATTGAAAGAAGAAAAAGAGCTTCAGACTGGTAA
- a CDS encoding Crp/Fnr family transcriptional regulator, producing MNIDQILDQIYILPQASKNSLKAYITEVSHPKGYCLMEANKVIPYVYFIRKGIARAYSSTSDNDITFWFGSEGQCVLSMKSYVEDKPGYESIELLEDCELYILETEHLKKLFNEDIHIANWGRKLAEAEMIKSEELIISRQFKTSLERYKDIIQYQPDLLKRVQLGHIASYLGITQVSLSRIRAEIK from the coding sequence ATGAATATAGACCAGATTCTTGACCAAATTTACATCCTTCCCCAGGCTTCAAAAAACAGCTTAAAAGCATATATTACTGAAGTTTCACATCCTAAGGGTTACTGTCTGATGGAAGCCAATAAAGTGATTCCTTATGTTTATTTTATCCGTAAAGGAATTGCCCGTGCTTACTCTTCTACTTCAGATAATGATATTACATTCTGGTTTGGAAGCGAAGGGCAATGTGTTCTTTCTATGAAAAGTTATGTGGAAGACAAACCTGGTTATGAAAGTATTGAATTACTGGAAGACTGCGAGCTGTACATCCTGGAAACAGAACATCTTAAAAAACTGTTCAATGAAGACATTCATATTGCCAACTGGGGAAGAAAGCTGGCTGAAGCAGAAATGATAAAATCGGAAGAATTAATTATTTCAAGACAATTCAAAACTTCTTTGGAACGATATAAAGATATTATCCAATATCAGCCTGATCTTCTTAAAAGGGTTCAGCTTGGGCATATTGCTTCTTACCTTGGAATTACGCAGGTAAGTTTGAGCAGAATCCGGGCGGAAATTAAATAA
- the era gene encoding GTPase Era → MHKAGFVNIVGKPNAGKSTLLNQLMGEKLAIVTQKAQTTRHRIFGIYNEEDLQIVFSDTPGVLDPKYGLQEKMMDFVKDSLQDADVFLFIVDVTDKAEPSEFLIDKLNKIPVPVLLLLNKVDQTDQAGLETLVETWHNRIPKAEILPISALNAFNTEVILPKLKSLLPENPPYYDKDQYTDKPERFFVNEAIREKILLNYDKEIPYSVEVVTEQFKEKEGIIFIDSIIYVERDTQKGIIIGHKGEAIKKVGTEARLDLEKFFSKKIHLNLFVKVKKDWRKNDRDLKNFGYR, encoded by the coding sequence ATGCACAAAGCTGGATTTGTAAATATAGTTGGAAAGCCTAATGCGGGAAAATCAACACTTCTGAACCAATTAATGGGTGAGAAGCTGGCGATTGTAACGCAGAAAGCTCAGACAACCCGTCACAGAATTTTTGGTATTTATAATGAAGAGGATCTTCAGATCGTATTTTCCGATACTCCGGGAGTGTTGGATCCAAAATACGGATTGCAGGAAAAAATGATGGATTTTGTAAAAGACTCCCTTCAGGATGCCGATGTATTCCTGTTTATTGTTGATGTAACAGACAAAGCCGAACCTTCAGAGTTCTTAATTGATAAATTAAATAAAATCCCTGTTCCTGTATTGTTATTATTAAACAAAGTGGATCAGACTGATCAGGCAGGCCTTGAAACATTGGTAGAAACCTGGCATAATAGGATTCCAAAAGCGGAAATCCTTCCAATTTCTGCACTTAATGCCTTTAATACTGAGGTTATTTTACCTAAACTAAAATCTTTACTGCCTGAAAACCCACCTTACTATGATAAGGATCAGTATACGGATAAACCGGAAAGGTTCTTTGTAAATGAAGCAATCCGCGAGAAAATCCTTTTGAACTATGATAAGGAGATTCCATATTCTGTAGAAGTGGTGACTGAGCAGTTTAAGGAAAAAGAAGGAATTATCTTCATTGACTCTATTATTTATGTAGAAAGAGATACCCAAAAAGGAATTATTATCGGACATAAGGGTGAGGCTATCAAAAAAGTAGGTACAGAAGCAAGATTAGACCTGGAAAAGTTCTTTTCCAAGAAAATTCACTTGAATTTATTTGTTAAGGTGAAAAAAGACTGGAGAAAGAATGACAGAGATCTTAAGAATTTTGGGTACAGATAG
- a CDS encoding class I SAM-dependent methyltransferase: MKKITKLLLNKIPRPMLIKMSIWARPLIYQFFKGDEFYDPIDGRSYRKFLPYGYGKQRENALSPGTLSLERHRQMWLYLQNETDFFIKNYKVLHIAPEQEFLRKFKRMSNLNYISADLYSPIVDVKADILDLPFENESFDIVFCNHVLEHIEDDAKAMSELYRVMKPGGWGILQVPMKNSLEKTYEDFTIKDPKERQKHFGQYDHVRWYGMDYFERLKNAGFETDINFYSQKFSEEEIKKYGLRSNEILPVVYKK; this comes from the coding sequence ATGAAAAAGATAACTAAGCTTTTACTGAATAAAATTCCACGTCCAATGCTTATAAAAATGAGTATCTGGGCAAGACCGCTTATTTATCAGTTTTTCAAAGGAGATGAATTTTATGATCCTATCGATGGAAGATCATACCGGAAATTTCTGCCTTATGGCTATGGAAAACAAAGAGAAAACGCTCTTTCTCCGGGAACCTTAAGTCTGGAAAGACACCGCCAGATGTGGCTGTATCTTCAGAATGAGACCGATTTTTTCATTAAAAACTATAAAGTTCTGCATATTGCTCCCGAACAGGAATTTTTAAGAAAGTTCAAGAGAATGAGCAATCTGAACTATATATCTGCAGATTTATATTCGCCCATTGTTGATGTAAAGGCTGATATTTTGGATTTGCCTTTCGAAAATGAGAGCTTTGATATCGTTTTCTGTAATCATGTTCTGGAACATATTGAAGACGATGCAAAAGCAATGAGTGAGTTATACAGGGTGATGAAACCCGGCGGATGGGGGATTCTTCAGGTTCCGATGAAAAATTCATTGGAAAAAACCTATGAAGACTTCACCATCAAAGATCCAAAGGAACGCCAGAAACATTTCGGGCAGTACGATCACGTTCGCTGGTACGGGATGGATTATTTTGAGCGTTTAAAAAATGCAGGATTTGAAACAGATATCAACTTCTATTCACAGAAATTTTCTGAAGAAGAAATAAAGAAGTATGGGCTAAGAAGCAATGAAATCTTACCTGTAGTTTACAAAAAATAA
- a CDS encoding polysaccharide deacetylase family protein, with protein sequence MRKIFAGKSTNKTFLGMFALMSATSVLLNSCNFKNDVNETLSSQEHPTAEISPKMDDESVDSDKRVIYLTFDDGPNQGTENLLKILDKRNVCATAFLVGRHAYGSTKQKNDFKLLKENPLIELANHSFTHAHNKYSDFYKTADAVVRDFDIAKDSLKLHDKIARTPGRNIWRLNNINVTDIKSSTAAADGLKRAGYKVIGWDLEWRPTHKMTLKGSHEAMLKKVDSIFLNDLEKTSRHLVFLTHDQYLRDTDSINELDLFIEKLQKSNKFVFRKISQYPKINEVLN encoded by the coding sequence ATGAGAAAAATTTTTGCGGGAAAGTCAACAAATAAGACTTTTCTCGGGATGTTTGCATTGATGAGTGCAACTTCAGTACTATTAAACAGCTGTAATTTTAAAAATGATGTGAACGAAACGCTCAGTTCACAGGAACATCCTACCGCAGAAATCTCCCCCAAAATGGACGATGAGAGCGTAGATTCTGATAAAAGAGTAATCTACCTTACTTTTGATGACGGCCCTAACCAGGGAACTGAAAATCTTTTAAAAATCCTTGACAAAAGAAATGTTTGTGCCACAGCTTTTTTAGTGGGAAGACATGCTTATGGAAGCACAAAACAAAAAAATGATTTTAAGCTTTTAAAGGAGAATCCCCTCATTGAACTTGCTAACCATAGTTTCACTCATGCTCATAATAAATACTCTGATTTCTATAAAACAGCAGATGCTGTTGTGCGCGATTTTGATATTGCTAAAGACAGCCTGAAGCTTCACGATAAAATAGCAAGAACTCCCGGAAGAAATATCTGGAGGCTTAACAATATTAATGTAACAGATATCAAAAGCTCCACTGCCGCTGCAGATGGTCTTAAAAGAGCAGGATACAAAGTTATTGGCTGGGATCTGGAATGGAGACCTACCCACAAAATGACTTTGAAAGGAAGCCATGAAGCGATGCTGAAAAAAGTAGACAGCATCTTCCTAAATGATCTTGAAAAGACTTCAAGGCACCTTGTTTTCCTTACTCATGACCAGTACCTGAGAGATACCGATTCTATTAACGAGTTGGATCTGTTTATTGAAAAGCTGCAAAAAAGCAACAAGTTTGTTTTCAGAAAGATTTCTCAGTATCCAAAAATTAACGAAGTATTGAATTAG
- a CDS encoding MATE family efflux transporter encodes MKFLNKNYTKECLTLALPVMLTQVGQVSVNLFDNIIVGKLLGADALASVSLGNAVFFSIFVLALGFSFAIPPLVSEAHSKQDHDTINSVFSHGFVINMTVGVLLMVILLLGMPLLYHSGQPAKIIPDTVDFLSIMVISMIPFMAFQTLREVSEGLSYTIGVTKATIIANIINIALNYVFIKGLWGFPPMGVKGSALATLISRVFMVVFLYFVLLKEKRTRRYIKDFSLKIQNFSKAMFDKMVRLGLPTALQMFFEVTAFAGAAFICGLISAHDIASHQIALSMASFTFNLCVGFSVASTVMIGRKLGEQNFVELRKVGINNLKIAFIFMCICGLVFILGRNILPTFFTKKEEVEVIALASKLMIIAALFQLSDGIQVTALGMLRGLQDVKIPSIYTFIAYWVITIPLGYFFCVTLEMGAFGMWIALGLGLTVSAVFLVKRFLNMSAKRIKQNS; translated from the coding sequence ATGAAATTTTTAAACAAAAACTACACAAAAGAATGCCTGACTTTGGCTCTACCTGTAATGCTTACCCAGGTAGGGCAAGTTTCAGTGAATTTATTCGATAATATTATTGTCGGAAAACTTTTAGGCGCTGATGCATTGGCGTCTGTTTCATTAGGTAATGCTGTGTTTTTCTCCATATTTGTATTGGCGCTTGGATTTTCATTTGCGATACCGCCATTGGTTTCTGAAGCTCATTCTAAGCAGGATCATGATACGATCAATTCCGTGTTCAGTCATGGTTTTGTCATTAATATGACGGTTGGAGTTCTTCTGATGGTCATTCTTTTACTGGGAATGCCTCTGCTCTATCACTCCGGCCAACCAGCAAAGATCATTCCTGATACGGTAGATTTCTTAAGTATTATGGTGATCAGTATGATTCCATTCATGGCGTTTCAGACGCTTCGTGAGGTATCTGAAGGACTTTCATACACTATCGGAGTAACTAAGGCAACCATTATTGCCAACATCATTAATATTGCTTTAAACTATGTGTTTATTAAAGGACTTTGGGGATTCCCTCCGATGGGTGTAAAAGGGTCAGCTTTAGCAACCTTAATTTCCAGAGTTTTCATGGTGGTTTTCCTTTATTTTGTATTGTTGAAAGAAAAGAGAACGAGACGTTATATCAAGGATTTTTCATTAAAAATTCAAAACTTCTCAAAAGCCATGTTTGATAAAATGGTAAGATTGGGACTACCTACAGCATTACAGATGTTCTTTGAGGTAACTGCTTTTGCAGGAGCAGCATTTATTTGCGGATTAATTTCAGCCCATGACATTGCCTCTCACCAGATTGCTTTGAGTATGGCCTCATTTACCTTCAACCTTTGCGTTGGCTTTAGTGTAGCTTCCACCGTAATGATCGGCAGAAAACTGGGTGAACAGAATTTTGTTGAATTAAGAAAAGTTGGGATCAACAACCTAAAGATTGCTTTTATCTTTATGTGTATCTGCGGATTGGTTTTCATTCTTGGAAGAAATATTTTACCAACCTTCTTCACGAAGAAAGAAGAAGTTGAAGTAATTGCTCTGGCTTCAAAACTGATGATTATCGCTGCTTTATTCCAGCTTTCTGATGGAATTCAGGTAACAGCTTTAGGAATGTTGAGAGGCTTACAGGATGTGAAAATACCATCCATATATACTTTTATTGCCTATTGGGTGATTACGATTCCATTAGGCTATTTCTTCTGTGTAACATTGGAAATGGGAGCTTTCGGAATGTGGATCGCTCTAGGGTTAGGATTAACGGTTTCTGCCGTATTCCTAGTTAAACGATTCCTGAATATGTCTGCTAAGCGAATTAAGCAGAATTCATAA
- the map gene encoding type I methionyl aminopeptidase, translating to MIQLKTIDELRLMKESARLVSKTLGMLAKEIKPGITTLYLDKLAHDFIKDHGAQPAFLGYGGFPNSLCISPNEQVVHGFPNNEVVKEGDVLSVDCGVILNGFVGDHAYTFEIGEVKPEVKKLLKVAKESLYKGIEQCIRGKRIGDISHAIQAHCEKEGYSVVRELVGHGLGRQMHEDPQVPNYGRQGSGKVIKDGLAIAIEPMINLGTEKVKFHSDGWTVTTLDNLPSAHFEHDVAVINGKPVLLSTFDYVYEALGIVSDEEKPFQLDF from the coding sequence ATGATTCAATTAAAGACAATAGACGAATTACGTCTGATGAAGGAGAGCGCCCGATTGGTTTCTAAAACATTGGGAATGTTGGCAAAAGAGATTAAACCGGGAATTACGACTTTATATTTAGATAAATTAGCTCATGATTTTATTAAAGATCATGGGGCTCAGCCTGCATTCTTAGGATACGGAGGTTTCCCGAACTCACTGTGTATTTCTCCAAATGAGCAGGTAGTGCATGGTTTCCCGAATAATGAAGTGGTAAAAGAAGGAGATGTTCTTTCTGTAGATTGTGGAGTAATTCTGAACGGGTTTGTAGGAGATCACGCTTATACCTTTGAAATTGGTGAAGTAAAGCCGGAAGTTAAAAAACTATTGAAAGTGGCAAAAGAATCTCTTTACAAAGGGATTGAGCAATGTATCAGAGGAAAAAGAATCGGGGATATCTCTCACGCGATTCAGGCACATTGTGAAAAAGAAGGATATAGTGTTGTAAGAGAGCTTGTAGGACATGGTTTGGGAAGACAGATGCACGAAGATCCACAAGTTCCTAACTATGGAAGACAGGGAAGCGGAAAAGTAATCAAAGACGGTTTGGCAATTGCTATTGAACCAATGATTAACCTTGGAACTGAAAAAGTAAAATTCCATAGCGATGGCTGGACAGTAACTACATTAGACAACCTTCCATCTGCACACTTTGAGCATGATGTAGCGGTAATCAACGGTAAGCCGGTATTGCTTTCTACATTTGATTATGTGTATGAAGCATTAGGGATCGTAAGTGACGAAGAAAAGCCTTTCCAACTGGATTTTTAA
- a CDS encoding Crp/Fnr family transcriptional regulator produces MEKSISLNFLGNGEILGEVELIKNIPCLCGIEALTEVVVYTINLSYFNELMQRDFILNNLLLNSFAERIINTTSRASYQQLYTVEHTLAQLLKMQAKQNIQISKEDMAAYLGITVRSLNRILKDLK; encoded by the coding sequence ATGGAAAAGAGTATATCGTTGAATTTTTTGGGAAATGGGGAAATCCTTGGTGAAGTAGAACTGATTAAAAATATACCTTGTTTATGTGGTATTGAAGCGTTGACGGAAGTTGTGGTGTATACTATAAACCTGTCATATTTTAATGAATTGATGCAAAGAGATTTTATTCTGAATAACTTATTACTGAATTCCTTTGCAGAACGTATTATCAATACCACCAGCAGAGCATCTTATCAACAGCTTTATACAGTAGAGCATACCTTGGCCCAGTTACTTAAAATGCAGGCTAAACAGAATATTCAGATTTCCAAAGAAGATATGGCTGCATATCTAGGAATTACCGTGAGAAGCCTGAATAGAATTCTGAAGGATTTGAAATAA
- a CDS encoding sigma-54-dependent transcriptional regulator, producing MQKILIVEDEKAISGVLHSILSDELTDYEFVIAEDGLEGYKQVEKEDFALVISDIKMPKLSGTELLKQSMILKPETTFIMISGHADIDSAVSCLKEGAYDFISKPIDINRLITSVKNALVKETLKKENKNLQTENKTLKRKVNKKYQMIGNSPALQKIQDMIEKVAVSDARVLITGPNGAGKELVAHAIHNQSERARGPMVEVNCAAIPSELIESELFGHVKGSFTGAIKDKQGKFEQANGGTIFLDEIGDMSLIAQAKVLRALQESKVSPVGSDKEIKVDVRVIAATNKNMQKEIEEGKFREDLYHRLSVIEIYVPPLDDRKDDIKLLVEHFSGMIADEHGTAVKKFDDKAIDALKALSWTGNIRELRNVVERLIILGGNTVSESDVASFVRK from the coding sequence ATGCAAAAAATCCTTATAGTAGAAGACGAAAAAGCAATCTCAGGAGTACTTCACAGTATTCTTTCTGACGAACTCACAGATTATGAATTTGTTATCGCCGAAGACGGCCTTGAAGGTTACAAACAGGTAGAAAAAGAAGATTTCGCGTTGGTGATCTCTGATATCAAAATGCCTAAACTTTCAGGAACCGAGCTTTTGAAGCAGAGCATGATATTAAAGCCTGAAACTACATTTATCATGATTTCAGGTCACGCCGATATTGATTCTGCCGTTTCCTGCCTAAAAGAGGGTGCATACGATTTTATCTCTAAGCCTATTGACATCAACAGGCTTATTACCAGTGTAAAAAATGCTTTGGTTAAAGAAACACTGAAGAAAGAAAACAAAAACCTTCAAACAGAAAATAAAACGTTAAAGAGAAAGGTCAATAAAAAATACCAGATGATCGGGAATTCTCCTGCCCTGCAGAAGATTCAGGATATGATCGAAAAGGTAGCTGTTTCTGATGCCAGAGTTCTGATTACAGGTCCAAACGGAGCTGGAAAGGAATTGGTAGCTCATGCGATCCACAACCAAAGTGAGCGCGCAAGAGGGCCAATGGTAGAAGTAAACTGTGCTGCAATACCATCTGAACTTATTGAATCTGAACTTTTCGGACACGTAAAAGGTTCATTTACCGGTGCTATTAAAGATAAGCAGGGGAAATTTGAACAGGCTAACGGAGGGACTATCTTCCTTGACGAGATTGGAGACATGAGCCTTATCGCTCAGGCTAAGGTATTAAGAGCTTTACAGGAAAGCAAAGTATCTCCTGTAGGAAGTGATAAAGAAATAAAAGTTGATGTAAGAGTAATTGCAGCAACAAACAAAAATATGCAGAAAGAGATTGAGGAAGGGAAATTCAGAGAAGACCTTTACCACAGACTTTCTGTGATTGAAATTTATGTTCCGCCATTGGATGACAGAAAAGATGATATCAAGTTATTGGTTGAACACTTCTCCGGTATGATTGCTGATGAGCATGGTACTGCTGTGAAAAAGTTCGATGATAAGGCAATTGATGCTTTAAAAGCGCTTTCATGGACTGGAAATATCAGGGAGCTAAGAAATGTTGTGGAAAGATTGATTATTCTTGGTGGAAATACTGTTTCTGAAAGTGACGTTGCAAGTTTTGTAAGGAAATAA
- a CDS encoding YggS family pyridoxal phosphate-dependent enzyme, with amino-acid sequence MSIKENYKAIQNKLTSDVQLVAVSKTHPVSAIQEVYDLGQRVFGENKVQELMEKAPLLPQDIQWHLIGHLQTNKVKYIASFIDTIQSVDSEKLLAEINKEAGKNNRSIKVLLQVKIAAEESKFGLEISDAKTLFQQYIDGDFPHIEITGLMGMATFTDNEAQIRKEFLTLKTVFDELNQLKPLKTLSMGMSDDFPVAIECGANSVRVGSAIFGRRDYSQ; translated from the coding sequence ATGAGTATTAAAGAAAATTATAAAGCGATACAGAATAAACTTACGTCAGATGTTCAACTGGTTGCTGTTTCAAAAACGCATCCGGTTTCTGCGATTCAGGAGGTCTATGATCTTGGACAAAGAGTCTTTGGAGAAAACAAAGTTCAGGAATTGATGGAAAAAGCACCTCTCCTGCCTCAGGATATCCAATGGCACCTGATCGGACACCTGCAAACCAATAAGGTAAAGTATATTGCTTCATTCATAGATACGATCCAAAGTGTAGATTCAGAAAAGCTCTTGGCTGAAATCAACAAAGAGGCAGGTAAAAATAACAGGTCTATTAAAGTGTTGCTGCAGGTAAAAATTGCAGCAGAAGAAAGTAAGTTCGGGCTTGAAATTTCAGATGCAAAGACTCTTTTCCAACAGTATATTGATGGGGATTTCCCTCATATTGAAATTACCGGATTGATGGGAATGGCAACTTTCACAGATAATGAGGCGCAGATAAGAAAAGAATTTTTAACTTTAAAGACAGTTTTTGATGAATTAAATCAACTAAAACCTTTAAAAACCTTATCAATGGGAATGAGTGATGATTTCCCTGTGGCCATTGAGTGTGGCGCTAATTCTGTGAGGGTGGGATCTGCCATTTTCGGAAGAAGAGACTATTCCCAATAG
- a CDS encoding DUF72 domain-containing protein, which yields MTKENLYIGCSGFYNNDWKGSLYPENAQSKDFLSLYAEVFNAVEINSTFYRIPTAKTLLKWHDETPGSFRFFIKIPKAITHQKRLADSKEEITAFCQHIHQHLQQKLSGFLYQLPPSFKNTPENIDLVINNVDNSFLNVIEFRHESWWKKEIFDLLKNKGIVFSGVSFPGNLPEDMITNHSEIIYFRLHGKPILYKSKYNEDFLDHLAKSIKNTPQTAFIFFNNTWGTAAIKNAMYLKSILM from the coding sequence ATGACAAAAGAAAATCTTTACATAGGATGTTCAGGGTTTTACAATAATGACTGGAAAGGGTCTTTATATCCTGAAAATGCCCAAAGTAAAGATTTTCTTTCTTTATATGCTGAAGTTTTCAATGCAGTAGAGATCAACTCTACATTTTATAGAATTCCTACTGCTAAAACACTTTTAAAGTGGCATGATGAAACTCCTGGATCATTCAGGTTTTTTATCAAAATACCCAAAGCGATTACGCATCAAAAACGTCTTGCAGATTCAAAAGAAGAGATTACAGCATTCTGCCAACATATCCATCAGCATCTTCAACAAAAGCTTTCCGGATTCCTATACCAACTTCCTCCCTCTTTTAAAAACACCCCGGAAAATATTGACTTAGTGATTAATAATGTTGATAACAGCTTTTTAAATGTCATCGAGTTCCGTCACGAATCCTGGTGGAAAAAGGAAATTTTCGATCTATTAAAAAACAAAGGTATTGTTTTCTCCGGGGTAAGTTTTCCTGGAAATCTTCCTGAAGATATGATCACTAATCATTCTGAAATAATTTACTTCAGACTCCACGGAAAGCCTATCCTATACAAATCTAAATACAATGAAGATTTTCTCGATCATCTTGCTAAAAGTATTAAAAACACTCCACAGACAGCCTTTATATTTTTCAATAATACATGGGGAACTGCTGCCATAAAGAATGCAATGTATCTGAAAAGCATTTTAATGTAA